In Planctomycetota bacterium, the DNA window CCGAGCGCACCGTCGCGGTCGAGCTGCTGATCGACGGCGTGTCGGCCGCCGCCCGCAGCGTCACGCTGCCGCCGGCCGAGATGCGGTCGACCAGCGACGAGTTCGGCCGGGCCCAGGAGCGACTATCGCCGGCGACTGGAGGCCTGGAGTTCCGCATCGAGCGGGCGCGCGGCGCCACCATCGAGGCCCGCATCGCCGACGGCTCGGGCCTGGCGCCCGACGCCTTCGACCGCGACGACCGCGCCTGGGTCGTGCTGCCCGGCGCCAAGCGGCTGCGGCTCGCGCTCGTGACGCGGGGCAACCTGTTCCTCCGCGAGGGGCTCGGCGCATTGCCCGTCGAACGGGTCGAGGTCTTCACGCCCGAGGGCTTCGCCGGCATCCGCGACCCGTTCGCCCGCTTCGATGCCGTCGTGCTCGATGGCTGGCTGCCCGAGCCGCCCGAGGCCGCGCCCTTCGGACTGCCGCAGGGCGGCTGGCTTGTGTTCGATGCGGTGCCCGCCGGGCCCGAGGGGCTCACCGACCTGGGCGCAACGGGCCCGACCGAGATCGTCGACTGGTTCCGCGACCATCCGACGCTCCGGGGCCTCACGCTCTCGGGCGTCTCGATCTTCGAGGGGCGGCCCGTCGAGCTGCCCGAGGGCGGCGCCGGCACAGTCATCGCATCGACCAGCGAGGGGCCGGCCATCGTCGCGCTCGACTCTGCCCGCACCCGCGTCGTCTGCGTGCCGTGGAGCGTGGCCGAATCGACGTGGGGCCTGGATCCCAGCTTCATCGTGTTCCTGGGGCAGGCCGTCCGCTACGTGGCCGAGGGCGGCCCGGGCGATGCGCTGCGGGCCAGCCGCCCGGGCGACACGCGCATCGAGGTCCTGCCCCGCGGCGTGGAGTCGGCCCAACTGGTCAAGCCCGACGGCGAGCGGCTGGCGATCCCGGTGGACCCGACCGGCCGCGCCGTCGTCGGATCGCTCGCCGACGCCGGCCTGTACGCGCTGCGCTGGGACGGCCCGCCGGGACCCGCGGACGAATCGGTCGACGGCGACGCCCGCCGCCGCTTCGCGGTGAGCCTGCTCGACGGCGGCGAGTCGAACATCCGCACGGCCGCGACGCTGACCATCCGCGCCAACGAGATCGAGGGCGCCACCGCGGGCGGGGCCGCCGCCCGCGCGCCGAAGCCCGTGTGGCCCTGGCTGCTCGTCGGCGCACTCGCCATCCTCATGGTCGAGTGGTACGTGTACAACCGCAAGGTGCAGCTGTGATCGGCCTTCGGACGGTCGCGCTGCTGGCGGCGCTCCTGGTCCTGGCGTGCGGCCCGACGCGCGGGCAGGATTCGACGCCGGCCGACGAATCGACGGGCACGGCCGGCGACGCAGTCGAGGCGCAGCTCGCGAGCCCCGTCACCGTGCTGCTCGACATCGGGTACGCGGGTGTGCTGCCCGGGGGTGCGTGGGCGCCCGTGCGCGCGGTGCTCACCGGCGGCGACGATCCCGTGCAGGGCGTGCTCCGCCTCCGAGTGCCGGTGTCGGCCGACGAGACCATGATCTTCGAGACGCCGGCGGCGACGACGCCGGGCCGCGAGACCATCGTGCCCTTCGCGGCGTGGATACCCCAGGAACTCTTCGAGCTCTCGATCGAGTTCGTCGACGCCCGCGGCCGCCCGATCGCCGGATCCCGATACACGCGGACGGGCGAGGAGGGCACCATCCGTCTCACCGCGACCACGCCGGCCTCGGTGATGCACGCCGTTGCCAGCCCCTCGCTCCGCACCGCCCTGACCGACATCGGCGTCACGGTCTCGTCGGCCATCCCGCGGACGATCGGCGGCGCGCCGTGGATCCCGGGCAACGCCATCGCCTATGACGGCCTCGATGCCCTCGTTGTCGACGGCCAGCGGGGGCTCGCGCTCGAGCAGCCGAACCTGCGGGCGATGCGCGAGTGGCTCGCGGGCGGCGGATGCCTCGTCGTCGCCAATGCGGACGAGCTCAACATCGAGGCAATCCTGGGCCCGCTGCGGCCCGAGGGGCTGTCCATCGGCCAGCCCGAGGACGCCGCCGTGCCGGGCATCGAGGGGGCACGGCTTGTCCGGCCTATCCGCCTGTCGCCCTTGCCCGCGGGCTGGACCGGCGAGGGCGATCTGGGCGGCGGCCGATGGGTCTACGCCAGCGGGCCGGTCGGCATGGGATGGCTGGTGCTCTCGGCCTACGACCCGGATTTCCTAGCCGACGACGGACTGCGGGGTGCTTCGATCGACGCGTGGCGGGGCGTCCTCCGCACGGTCTTCGAGTCGGGCCGGGCGCAGCGATTTGATCAGGCGGCCCTCGGCGACTACGGACCCACGCGCGACGAACGCGCCACGCTGCTTGCGTACGACAAGATCGGCGAGGTGCCGCCCGTTGGGCTGGGCATCGCCGGCGCAATCTTCCTGCTGGTGCTCGGGCTCGCGGTCATGGTCGGCCTCGGCGATCGGCTGCTGCTGCGGCGGCTGCACGCCACGTCGAAGTGGTGGCTCACC includes these proteins:
- a CDS encoding VWA domain-containing protein; its protein translation is MTWLTPALAGIAAAIAIPSLLLLYFLKLRRRDVEISSTLLWKKAVQDLQANAPFQKLRRNILLLLQLLALAAVLIALAQPQFEGERATRGRHAIIIDRGASMRTLDGIDGDGLPGVTRLEEAKRRAIELVESLREPGILSGFGGDSSADEAMVVAFDNTAEVVQPFTSDRSLLRAAIESIEPSDARSLIDEPLRLVRAQAPRRTRVDERDGGIVELPPDSVGTIHVYSDGGVEGGGEVDLHPEDVIEYVAIGDEDAGNVGITAIDAKRQLRTPEEVSILVGLQSTAMAERTVAVELLIDGVSAAARSVTLPPAEMRSTSDEFGRAQERLSPATGGLEFRIERARGATIEARIADGSGLAPDAFDRDDRAWVVLPGAKRLRLALVTRGNLFLREGLGALPVERVEVFTPEGFAGIRDPFARFDAVVLDGWLPEPPEAAPFGLPQGGWLVFDAVPAGPEGLTDLGATGPTEIVDWFRDHPTLRGLTLSGVSIFEGRPVELPEGGAGTVIASTSEGPAIVALDSARTRVVCVPWSVAESTWGLDPSFIVFLGQAVRYVAEGGPGDALRASRPGDTRIEVLPRGVESAQLVKPDGERLAIPVDPTGRAVVGSLADAGLYALRWDGPPGPADESVDGDARRRFAVSLLDGGESNIRTAATLTIRANEIEGATAGGAAARAPKPVWPWLLVGALAILMVEWYVYNRKVQL